Sequence from the Corallococcus sp. EGB genome:
GCGAGGCCACGGAGGCCTACGGCGGCAGCCTCTTCCGCCAGGTGGTGAAGGGCGTGGCGGAGGGCCGCAAGCTGTCCGAGGACGAGGTGCGCGCCCTCATCGACCGCGCGCCCCTCCTGGGACAGCAGGCCCTGGAAGCGAAGCTGGTGGACGGGCTGCGCTACCGCGACGAAATCCACGACGAGTTGGAGCAGCAGGCCGGCGAGGGCGCGAAGTTCCTCTACGTGGACAAGTACCTGGAGCGCGCGGGCCGGCCGTACCAGACGGGCAGCGCCACCATCGCGCTCATCTATGGCGTGGGCGAGGTGCTGCGCGGCAAGAGCCAGTCCAACCCGCTCTCCGGCGGACAGGTGATGGGCGGCGACACGGTGGCGGGGGCCTTCCGCAAGGCGGTGGAGGATCCGTCCGTGAAGGCCATCCTCTTCCGCGTGGACAGTCCGGGCGGCAGCTACACCGCCAGCGACACCATCCGCCGCGAGGTGCAGCGCGCTCGCGAGGCGGGCAAGCCCGTCATCGTCTCCATGGGGACGTACGCGGCCAGCGGCGGCTACTTCGTGGCCATGGCGGGGGACAAGATTGTCGCCCAGCCGGGCACGCTGACGGGGAGCATCGGCGTGTACAGCGGCAAGTTCGTCACGTCGGAGCTGTGGGCGAAGCTGGGCGTGAACTTCGACACCATCGCCTTCGGCAGGAACGCCTCCTTCGCCTCCTCCGACCAGCCGTTCACCCCCGAGCAGCGCGCGCATCTGGAGTCCGAGCTGGACACCCTCTACCTGGACTTCACCAGCCGGGCCGCCCAGGCGCGGAACATGCCACTGGAGAAGCTGCAGGAGGTCGCCAGGGGGCGCGTGTGGACGGGCGAGGACGCGCTGGAGCGCGGGCTGGTGGACGCGCTCGGCGGATACCCGAAGGCGCTGGAGCTGGCGAAGGAGGCCGCGAAGCTGGAGAAGGACACCCCGGTCCGCGTCGTCGTCTTCCCGCGCCCCCGGCCCACGGGAGAGGTGCTGTCGGAGCTCCTGGGCAAGCACGAGGCGGACAACAGCGATGACGAATCCGGGAGCCAGGCTTCCGTGTCGTCGCGGGTGCTGGAGCAGGTGCGGGCCGTGTACCGCGTGGGCGCGAAGCTGGGCCTCACCGGGCAGGGCGCGGAGGGGCGCATGCTGTACGCGCCGCTTCCGGAGGTGCGCTGGTAGCTCAGACGTGCAGGGGGACCGGGGCGGGGCCCGCGGTGGGCCGCACCGGCCGCCCGAAGATGCTGTGGTAGCGCAGCGCGTGGGACGCGCACCGGTGGCGCCGCGGATCGAACACGAGGCAGCGGGCCACCGGGCCCGCGTAGACGTGCAGCGTGATGCCCGGGGCGCTGCCGGCCACGCTCACGCGGTGGATGGAGGCGCTCGGGTCCCGGAAGTCCACGTGCCCGGCGCTCACCGGCCCCACGCGCACCGGCGTGCCCAGCCGCGCCAGCCCCGGCGCCGTTCCGCCCTCCAGGAGCGGGTAGTTCTCCAGGAGGAACTCGCCGCGCTGGACGCTGAACCAGCACTCCTGGCCATCATGGTCGTGGATGGGTGACGCCACGCCCGGGGACCAGCAGTTGACGATGATTTCCATGCCCTCGTCCCGGTGGACGAGGTTGCGCGTATAGCGGCCGGGCAGGAAGTGCAGGTAGGGCTTGAGGCTGGAGGGCGCCAGCCGCAGCCCCGCCAGCTCCGTGTCCACCCCGGCGAGCCCGCCGGGAGCGGTACGGCGCGCGCGGAGCATCCGCACGAACTCTCTCAGGCACGCGTCAGCCATGGGCTCAAGGCTAGGGACGTCTCCGACATGCGGCCACCCTCGGGTCGGCCACTGAACGTCCGCTTTGTCGTCCCCCCCTCAAGGATTGAGCCGGGGTTCGTTGAAGGACGGGAAACCGAAGGGAAGAAGTGGCCACATGGCGACTTCTGGGTCCGAGCAGGCAACCAGCACCCACCTGGACCTGATTCCTGCTGTTTCGCTGTAATTTTACACCCTCCCGGCGTAGAGGGGGAGGGTGTGGTGAGCAGGTCGTCCCGGCCGGAGCACCGAGGGGGGCCGGAGGAGAGCAAGCGATGAAGAAGCGACTGGGGGACATCCTGCTGGCGCGGGGTGTGGTGGATGCGTTGCAGCTGCAGTCGGCGCTGGCGTACCAGCGCAAGTGGGGCGTGGCGCTGGGGCAGGTGGTGGTGGACCAGCGCTTCTGCACGGCGGAGGCGGTGCTGTCCGCGCTGGCGGCCCAGTCCGGCGTGGAGGCGGTGGACCTGGACGCCTGGCCGCTGGACGCGTCGCTCGCCAGGTTGATTCCGGGCAAGGTGGCGGAGGCCCACCGGGTGGTGCCGCTGCGGCTGGAAGGGCAGGGCCTGCGGGAGGTGCTGGTGGTGGCCCTGGCGGCGCCGGCGAGCCTGGCCACGCTGGACGTGGTGAAGAGCGTCTCCGGCAAGGCGCGGGTGGTGCCCCGGCTGGCCACGGACGCCGCGCTGGAGCGGGCCATCGGGCGGATGTACCGGGGCGAGCCGGCGACGCCGCAGCGCCGTCCCGGCATGGAGGGCTTCTCCCTGCCCGAGTGGGACGAGTCGCCGCCGCTGGTGGTGGGGCAGTCCCTGGCGGAGCTGACGGACATGCCGGCGCCGG
This genomic interval carries:
- the sppA gene encoding signal peptide peptidase SppA; this encodes MKRFFIGALAFIGALSILFVVGVVGLLMLAAASKPGVPSNLILELDLQHPLPEYTLDTSLAGAFGEAPTSLRDVVEGLEQGARDPRVKSLVVRIGQPGSAAQVQELRDAVKAFRASGKRAVAYADGFGEAGNGTGAYYLASAFDSVYIQPSGDVGLTGLAVETPFARDAFAKLGVKPEFAKRAEYKNAVNTFTDESYGPYQREATEAYGGSLFRQVVKGVAEGRKLSEDEVRALIDRAPLLGQQALEAKLVDGLRYRDEIHDELEQQAGEGAKFLYVDKYLERAGRPYQTGSATIALIYGVGEVLRGKSQSNPLSGGQVMGGDTVAGAFRKAVEDPSVKAILFRVDSPGGSYTASDTIRREVQRAREAGKPVIVSMGTYAASGGYFVAMAGDKIVAQPGTLTGSIGVYSGKFVTSELWAKLGVNFDTIAFGRNASFASSDQPFTPEQRAHLESELDTLYLDFTSRAAQARNMPLEKLQEVARGRVWTGEDALERGLVDALGGYPKALELAKEAAKLEKDTPVRVVVFPRPRPTGEVLSELLGKHEADNSDDESGSQASVSSRVLEQVRAVYRVGAKLGLTGQGAEGRMLYAPLPEVRW
- a CDS encoding cysteine dioxygenase family protein, which encodes MADACLREFVRMLRARRTAPGGLAGVDTELAGLRLAPSSLKPYLHFLPGRYTRNLVHRDEGMEIIVNCWSPGVASPIHDHDGQECWFSVQRGEFLLENYPLLEGGTAPGLARLGTPVRVGPVSAGHVDFRDPSASIHRVSVAGSAPGITLHVYAGPVARCLVFDPRRHRCASHALRYHSIFGRPVRPTAGPAPVPLHV
- a CDS encoding general secretion pathway protein GspE, producing the protein MKKRLGDILLARGVVDALQLQSALAYQRKWGVALGQVVVDQRFCTAEAVLSALAAQSGVEAVDLDAWPLDASLARLIPGKVAEAHRVVPLRLEGQGLREVLVVALAAPASLATLDVVKSVSGKARVVPRLATDAALERAIGRMYRGEPATPQRRPGMEGFSLPEWDESPPLVVGQSLAELTDMPAPEPREPVRAPALKRDSEELPMLAPLEPAWAPLPAPEPRVTLREQVLVYGWGADAAAGLVRVLGEAGFTVKVASTGEVCAASEAQVVVAPLPAMEVLAQRLRAQVLVAGKTPERDLPRAQAVHARGFVAAPVDPDLLLRAVRRLSRASGEARLKHAS